In one window of Bemisia tabaci chromosome 4, PGI_BMITA_v3 DNA:
- the LOC109038098 gene encoding uncharacterized protein isoform X2, translating into MEFSVGTSLVIFTIFVCKRAITCMDDALFRDAVNSSDYVDKTNFIKYFHALDGPAYVTAPRWFGKTLAISTLRAFYDINANTGGNSSKTLSPNYKAFSTLAGRPKLNESVFEDRSFFNSHFASRPVLSLSFNQLCVSSKEDIFASLEAMIRVVYLEHEYVVNSKKLTAHDHKMFKLFSDTTRNKTESDLLNAGQTLTGILFRYFSKQCLVLVDDFDAPALQFLTIRSEAGKHLDVAVFDVLDKFTGALLKNNFAVFKALLAGRTGLARQYLTEAGNVHYLSFAQQSEVARFFAFNEEEVKQVCAKDLKETSLWNGGFRAKDIGNENDTLFNPSSVISRRYSYNFEMFSWWATELIHKVKIKLAMSRSSGIWKLVEDAHARDGAVVGATAMYDIVALRELLSEEDGETLSDKKRDIFAYYFWDLGIFTFLKSVGTAVKLTVPNLEVQKHLNEIFARNRHI; encoded by the exons ATGGAATTCAGCGTTGGAACATCTCTTGTCATCTTTACGATATTTGTCTGTAAG AGAGCTATAACATGCATGGATGATGCACTATTTAGAGATGCGGTGAACTCCAGTGATTACGTGGACAAAACCAACTTCATCAAGTATTTTCATGCCTTGGATGGACCTGCTTACGTAACAGCTCCACGGTGGTTCGGCAAAACTCTCGCCATCAGTACTTTGCGGGCCTTCTACGACATAAATGCCAACACAGGGGGCAACTCATCCAAGACTTTGTCGCCAAACTACAAAGCTTTCTCGACGCTCGCCGGCAGACCGAAATTAAACGAAAGCGTGTTTGAAGATCGATCATTTTTCAACTCTCATTTTGCAAGCCGTCCCGTTCTATCATTATCCTTCAACCAGCTATGTGTGAGCAGCAAGGAAGATATTTTTGCCTCGCTAGAAGCCATGATCCGCGTTGTCTACCTGGAACACGAGTACGTGGTGAATTCCAAAAAACTCACGGCCCATGATCATAAAATGTTCAAACTTTTTAGCGATACTACAAGAAACAAGACCGAAAGTGACTTGTTAAACGCTGGTCAAACGTTGACTGGAATCTTGTTCCGCTACTTCAGTAAACAATGTCTTGTTTTAGTCGACGATTTCGATGCGCCtgcattgcaatttttaacGATACGCAGCGAGGCAGGGAAACATCTTGACGTCGCGGTGTTCGACGTACTGGACAAATTCACAGGCgcgcttttgaaaaataatttcgcTGTGTTCAAAGCACTCCTCGCCGGGAGAACCGGCCTTGCAAGACAATACCTGACAGAGGCCGGCAATGTACACTATTTGTCGTTCGCCCAACAGTCTGAGGTAGCACGATTCTTCGCTTTCAATGAAGAGGAGGTGAAACAAGTTTGCGCGAAAGATTTGAAGGAAACCAGTCTTTGGAACGGTGGATTTCGAGCCAAGGATATTGGAAATGAAAATGATACTCTTTTCAACCCAAGCTCCGTGATAAGCCGTCGATACTCCTATAACTTTGAGATGTTCTCTTGGTGGGCAACGGAGCTGATCCATAAGGTTAAAATTAAGTTGGCGATGTCCCGAAGTAGTGGAATctggaagttggtcgaagatgCACATGCACGTGACGGCGCAGTTGTAGGTGCCACAGCTATGTACGATATTGTGGCCCTTCGTGAGCTGTTGAGCGAAGAGGACGGAGAGACTTTATCAGACAAAAAACGAGACATTTTCGCTTATTACTTCTGGGACTTAGGCATTTTCACATTCCTCAAGTCCGTAGGTACGGCAGTCAAGTTGACCGTCCCCAACTTGGAAGTTCAAAAGCAtcttaatgaaatttttgcGCGGAATCGTCATATATAA
- the LOC109038098 gene encoding uncharacterized protein isoform X1: MEFSVGTSLVIFTIFVCKRAITCLDDAMFRDAVNSSDYVDKTNFIKYFHALDGPAYVTAPRWFGKTLAISTLRAFYDIDANTGSNSSKTLSPNYKAFSTLAGRPKLNESVFEDRSFFNSHFASRPVLSLSFNQLSVSSKEDLLASLETLIRTVYMKHEYVLNSKKLTAHDHKMFKLYSDTTRNKTESDLLTAGQTLTGILFRYFSKQCLVLVDDFDAPALLFLTIPNVAGKHLDIAVFDVLDKFTGALLKNNDALFKALLVGRTGLARQYLTKAGNVHFLSFAQQSEVARFFAFTEQEVKQIHAKDLPITSLWNGGFRARDTRNENDTLFNPSSVMRRRNSHELEVFSWWATNLIHKVTIEWAMCRSSGIWKLVENAHARGGAVVGAEAKYDIMALFDLLSKEDGETLSDKERDIFAYYFWDLGIFTFLKSVGTEIMLIVPNFEVRKHLSEIFMRNRHAKSFD; this comes from the exons ATGGAATTCAGCGTTGGAACATCTCTTGTCATCTTTACGATATTTGTCTGTAAG aGAGCTATAACATGCTTAGACGATGCAATGTTCAGAGATGCGGTGAACTCCAGTGATTACGTGGACAAAACCAACTTCATCAAGTATTTCCATGCCTTGGATGGACCTGCCTACGTAACAGCTCCACGATGGTTCGGCAAAACTCTCGCCATCAGTACTTTGCGGGCCTTCTACGACATAGATGCCAACACAGGGAGCAACTCATCCAAGACTTTGTCGCCAAACTACAAAGCTTTCTCGACGCTCGCCGGCAGACCGAAATTAAACGAAAGCGTGTTTGAAGATCGATCATTTTTCAACTCTCATTTCGCAAGCCGTCCCGTTCTATCCTTATCCTTCAACCAGCTGAGTGTGAGCAGCAAAGAGGATCTTCTTGCCTCGCTAGAAACTCTGATCCGCACCGTCTACATGAAACACGAGTACGTGCTGAATTCCAAAAAACTCACGGCCCATGATCATAAAATGTTCAAACTTTACAGCGATACCACAAGAAACAAGACCGAAAGTGACTTGTTAACCGCCGGTCAAACGTTGACTGGAATCTTGTTTCGCTACTTCAGTAAGCAATGCCTCGTTTTAGTCGACGATTTCGATGCGCCTGCATTGCTTTTTCTGACGATACCCAACGTGGCAGGGAAACACCTCGACATCGCGGTGTTTGACGTGCTGGACAAATTCACAGGTGCGCTCCTAAAAAATAATGACGCTTTGTTCAAAGCACTCCTCGTCGGGAGAACCGGCCTTGCGAGACAATACCTAACGAAAGCCGGTAATGTACACTTTTTGTCGTTCGCCCAACAGTCTGAGGTAGCGCGATTCTTCGCTTTCACTGAACAGGAGGTGAAACAAATTCACGCGAAGGATTTGCCGATAACCAGTCTCTGGAACGGTGGATTTCGAGCTAGGGATActagaaatgaaaatgatacCCTTTTCAACCCAAGCTCCGTGATGAGGCGTCGCAACTCCCACGAGCTTGAGGTATTCTCCTGGTGGGCAACGAACCTAATCCACAAGGTTACAATCGAGTGGGCGATGTGTCGAAGTAGTGGAATCTGGAAGTTGGTCGAAAATGCACATGCACGCGGCGGCGCGGTTGTAGGTGCCGAAGCTAAGTACGATATCATGGCCCTCTTCGATCTATTGAGCAAGGAGGACGGAGAGACGCTTTCAGATAAAGAACGGGACATCTTCGCTTATTACTTCTGGGACTTAGGCATTTTCACATTCCTCAAGTCCGTAGGCACGGAAATCATGTTGATCGTTCCCAACTTTGAGGTTCGAAAGCATCTTAGTGAAATTTTTATGCGGAATCGTCATGCGAAAAGTTTTGATTAA
- the LOC109038097 gene encoding uncharacterized protein, with protein sequence MVQLAWLSRNRGRVRQISVCCSASILPFGHGLLVAWPSLAIERLRRGDAGFEVSSGEISIIVSMMSLGMCLMPIPFGYVLVRLGRKTNLLINAVVYAVAWGLIAFAPSPLWIMLGNFFAGLGSSIQLIIGPLYIAEVADKDIRGALISIYIMAIAIGQVFMTSIGIFVSYFEMNLMSLIIAIVAFFCILATAVESTSWYLMVDNEYEAERSFHYYWNTGTGTDRTQSLATLKETVALEMRSACSYVELFRTPSNIRASIIVIAQSVFQSAGGIVAILTYGSTTLPAYDGFWKPNPTMALVSVLNLVFNIVSAGFVDRLGRKPLTIISNTGNALGTAMVAAYFAVERRTNWNVTDLEWLPYVGFLTYVAFYGSGMFTVPHILVGELFPVNVRYHAAVLSTISIAGSCAFFNYIYLGVSQVAGVDVMFLIFTLCSISATAFSWIFMFETKNLSLADIQAKMTRNPTRASDPTPELENRR encoded by the exons ATGGTCCAGTTGGCATGGCTGTCAAGGAACAGAGGTCGTGTGCGGCAAATTTCAGTTTGCTGCTCGG CAAGCATTCTGCCTTTCGGCCATGGACTGCTAGTGGCGTGGCCGTCACTGGCAATCGAGCGGCTTCGGCGAGGTGATGCAGGGTTCGAGGTGAGCTCCGGTGAAATTTCCATCATCGTCTCCATGATGTCACTGGGCATGTGCCTGATGCCCATCCCGTTCGGGTACGTCCTGGTGCGATTGGGCCGGAAGACGAATCTGCTCATCAACGCCGTCGTCTACGCTGTCGCATGGGGGCTCATTGCCTTCGCTCCCTCGCCCCTGTGGATCATGCTTGGCAATTTCTTCGCGGGTCTCGGTAGCAGCATCCAGCTCATCATCGGACCCTTATACATAGCCGAGGTGGCCGACAAAGACATTAGAG GTGCCTTGATCAGTATTTACATTATGGCCATTGCTATTGGTCAAGTGTTTATGACGAGCATAGGAATATTCGTTTCCTACTTCGAAATGAATTTGATGTCGCTGATCATTGCAATCGTCGCCTTCTTCTGCATCCTCGCAACAGCTGTTGAATCGACTAGCTGGTATTTAATGGTGGATAATGAATATGAAGCAGAGAGAAGTTTTCATTACTACTGGAACACCGGTACTGGCACTGACAGAACCCAG TCCCTAGCAACCCTGAAAGAGACAGTGGCGCTGGAGATGAGATCTGCATGCTCTTACGTCGAGCTGTTTCGGACCCCGAGCAACATCCGAGCCTCGATCATAGTCATCGCTCAATCAGTTTTCCAAAGCGCCGGTGGAATAGTGGCAATCCTCACCTACGGCTCCACCACACTTCCAGCATACGATGGCTTCTGGAAACCCAACCCTACGATGGCTCTGGTCAGCGTCCTCAACCTCGTTTTCAATATAGTCTCGGCGGGTTTCGTCGATCGACTCGGCCGTAAACCGCTGACCATCATCTCCAATACAGGCAACGCACTAGGCACTGCTATGGTGGCTGCCTACTTCGCCGTGGAACGGCGCACGAATTGGAACGTGACCGACCTCGAGTGGCTGCCTTACGTTGGGTTTTTGACCTACGTTGCATTTTACGGCAGCGGCATGTTTACCGTGCCTCATATTCTGGTCGGCGAACTGTTTCCGGTTAATGTAAG ATATCACGCGGCTGTCCTGTCGACTATTAGTATTGCTGGCAGCTGTGCTTTTTTCAACTATATTTACCTCGGCGTGAGTCAAGTTGCAGGAGTGGATGTAATGTTCCTGATCTTCACCCTGTGCAGCATTTCCGCGACCGCTTTCTCCTGGATATTCATGTTCGAAACGAAGAATTTGTCCCTGGCCGATATACAAGCAAAAATGACAAGGAACCCGACTAGGGCCTCTGATCCCACTCCAGAATTGGAGAATCGGCGGTGA